Proteins co-encoded in one Streptomyces sp. NBC_01283 genomic window:
- a CDS encoding AMP-binding protein codes for MELHDPTADNLCQYLLAPAARTPDKAAVVEPDETGTLTEVSYRQLSALVEEYTRALEPLGLDVGDRVVVEAHSCAAAVALLLACAKLGLPFVPVSPQTPDNRLLAILKSVEPALHVRADGLDRRDLPWAGGTARFGRSGLTTEQPPARRTRRRRRVLAVDTAYIIFTSGSTGRPKGVVMSHRAIVTFLRAVIADGLVSDTDRVASTSPLPFDFALFGIGIALGSGATLVPVGREYLDSPRRMVNFLRDADVTQVHGVPSLWRPVLRHDPELLKRLDKVRSVVFAGEGFPLAELRRLQEMLAGTRLVNGYGATESMAASFTDVPDPLPARQQTLSIGRAHRGAEMTLVDTAGRVVTQPGVVAEIHLRSPALFSGYWDDPGATAQVLVPDPLDPRHGQAVLRTGDLAYLDEKDELYFVGRADSQVQIRGHRVELGEVEGVLARLPAVTSAAATLVPRGGDHVLMAGIVLDDTTAPFDEDAALAFCAQELSAYMTPRRIRPLADLPLTENGKVDRVLLARLVTTAVPYGPTDIDPTLRSPV; via the coding sequence GTGGAACTTCATGACCCCACGGCGGACAACCTCTGCCAGTACCTCCTGGCTCCCGCCGCCCGTACACCGGACAAGGCCGCCGTGGTGGAACCCGACGAGACCGGGACGCTCACCGAGGTCTCGTACCGGCAACTCAGCGCGCTCGTGGAGGAGTACACCCGAGCCCTGGAGCCGCTCGGCCTCGATGTCGGCGACCGGGTCGTTGTGGAAGCACACAGCTGCGCGGCGGCGGTGGCGCTGCTGCTCGCCTGCGCCAAGCTGGGTCTGCCGTTCGTCCCGGTCAGTCCGCAGACTCCCGACAACCGCCTCCTGGCGATTCTGAAGTCGGTCGAGCCGGCACTCCACGTCCGGGCGGACGGCCTGGACCGGCGTGACCTGCCGTGGGCCGGTGGCACCGCGCGCTTCGGGCGAAGCGGGTTGACGACGGAACAGCCGCCGGCGCGCCGGACGCGGCGACGCCGGCGGGTACTCGCCGTCGACACGGCCTACATCATCTTCACATCCGGGTCGACCGGGCGTCCCAAGGGCGTGGTGATGAGCCATCGGGCGATCGTCACGTTCCTGCGCGCAGTGATCGCTGACGGACTGGTGAGCGACACCGACCGGGTCGCCAGCACCTCTCCGCTCCCGTTCGATTTCGCGCTCTTCGGGATCGGCATCGCTCTCGGGAGCGGTGCGACCCTGGTGCCGGTGGGACGCGAGTACCTCGACTCGCCCCGGCGCATGGTCAACTTCCTTCGTGACGCCGACGTCACCCAGGTCCATGGCGTGCCCTCGCTGTGGCGTCCGGTCCTGCGCCACGATCCGGAGCTGCTGAAGCGGCTGGACAAGGTGCGCTCGGTGGTCTTCGCCGGCGAGGGCTTCCCCCTTGCCGAACTGCGTCGGCTCCAGGAGATGCTGGCCGGCACCCGCCTGGTCAACGGCTACGGCGCGACCGAGTCGATGGCCGCCTCGTTCACCGACGTGCCCGACCCGCTGCCCGCGCGACAGCAGACGCTGTCGATCGGGCGCGCCCACCGTGGAGCCGAGATGACTCTGGTGGACACGGCCGGACGTGTGGTGACGCAGCCAGGGGTGGTCGCAGAGATCCATCTGCGCAGCCCCGCACTGTTCAGCGGCTACTGGGACGACCCTGGGGCCACCGCCCAGGTGCTGGTTCCCGACCCGCTGGACCCGCGGCACGGGCAGGCGGTGCTCCGCACCGGCGATCTGGCCTACCTGGACGAGAAAGACGAACTGTACTTCGTCGGCCGCGCCGACTCCCAGGTGCAGATCCGCGGCCACAGGGTCGAACTGGGCGAAGTGGAGGGCGTTCTGGCCCGGCTGCCTGCCGTGACGTCGGCTGCCGCCACCCTCGTGCCGCGCGGCGGCGACCACGTACTGATGGCAGGCATCGTGCTGGACGACACAACGGCGCCGTTCGACGAGGACGCAGCGCTCGCCTTCTGCGCCCAGGAGCTGTCGGCCTATATGACGCCGCGCCGGATTCGGCCCCTGGCCGATCTTCCCCTGACCGAGAACGGCAAGGTCGACCGGGTGCTGCTCGCACGCCTTGTGACCACCGCTGTGCCCTACGGGCCCACTGACATCGATCCGACACTGAGGAGCCCTGTATGA